A part of Astatotilapia calliptera chromosome 15, fAstCal1.2, whole genome shotgun sequence genomic DNA contains:
- the abracl gene encoding costars family protein ABRACL, with amino-acid sequence MNVSHEIDLLVQEIQRLGSKNADGKCSVKFGVLFNDDRCANIFEALVGTLKAAKKKKVIDFQGELLLQGVHDNVDVILLQE; translated from the exons ATGAACGTCTCCCATGAAATTGATTTGCTGGTTCAAGAGATCCAGCGACTCGGCAgtaaaa ACGCTGACGGTAAATGTAGCGTAAAGTTCGGGGTCTTGTTTAATGACGACCGTTGTGCCAACATCTTCGAAGCGCTGGTGGGCACCCTGAAGGCcgccaagaagaagaaggtgaTCGATTTCCAGGGGGAGCTGCTTCTGCAGGGCGTCCACGACAACGTTGACGTCATCCTGCTCCAAGAATGA
- the heca gene encoding headcase protein homolog, protein MPNQKSSKGKKSKRTNSSGDEQENGACAAVTGGAAAAAAPRSERSSEAQCATPLGCSLSRAIDLEKDDCQRVVCNSELCPYGNWMHLQCFYEWESSILVQFNCIGRARSWNEKQCRQNMWTKKGYDLAFRFCSCRCGQGHLKKDTDWYQVKRMQDERKKKSSERSSGRTGASGGASGSGDGFFEEPKKSKPLGGAVGGAKLANRASSQEMPRRQSVDRQNSTERGGAAGGGGYAIGGPLPFGPPQKSPCDSPGQSPPTGFTFSPTAALGSGGGGTGMRGSRQLGEFFKSAVHMDAQRKHLLVGGSLGRSGGCSLGASGGAAGAPHLDAGSVLPLQLSFTLPLHHRLTSGSVGDGSHPHPVQFLRRLDLSELLTHIPRHKLNTYHVRMEDDAQAGQGEELRRFILSALSASQRNVVNCALCHRALPVFEQFPLVDGTLFLSPSRHDEIEYDVPCHLQGRLMHLYAICVDCLEGVHKIVCIKCKSRWDGSWHQLGTMYTYDILAASPCCQARLNCKHCGKPVVDVRVGMQYFSEYSNVQQCPHCGNLDYHFVKPFSSYKVLEAY, encoded by the exons ATGCCCAACCAGAAGAGCAGCaagggaaagaaaagcaaacgcACGAACAGTAGCGGAGATGAGCAGGAAAATGGAGCCTGTGCGGCCGTAACAGGAGGCGCGGCCGCGGCGGCTGCACCCAGGAGCGAGCGCTCAAGTG AGGCCCAGTGTGCAACCCCTCTCGGCTGCAGCCTGAGCCGTGCCATTGATCTGGAGAAGGACGACTGCCAGAGGGTTGTTTGCAACAGCGAGCTCTGCCCTTATGGCAACTGGATGCATCTACAGTGTTTCTACGAGTGGGAGAGCTCCATCCTTGTCCAGTTCAACTGCATCGGCCGTGCGCGGTCCTGGAATGAGAAGCAATGCCGACAAAACATGTGGACCAAGAAAGGCTACGACCTAGCCTTCAGGTTCTGCTCCTGCCGCTGTGGCCAGGGTCACCTGAAGAAGGACACCGACTGGTACCAGGTGAAACGCATGCAGGATGAGCGTAAGAAGAAATCGTCGGAAAGGAGCTCAGGCAGGACTGGAGCCAGCGGAGGGGCTTCAGGGTCCGGGGATGGGTTTTTTGAAGAGCCCAAGAAAAGCAAACCACTTGGAGGGGCTGTAGGAGGAGCCAAACTAGCTAATAGGGCCTCTAGTCAGGAGATGCCTCGTAGACAATCAGTTGATCGACAGAACTCCACAGAGAGAggtggagcagcaggaggagggggATATGCAATAGGAGGGCCTTTACCTTTTGGGCCTCCTCAGAAATCTCCATGTGACTCCCCGGGACAGTCTCCTCCTACTGGCTTCACCTTCTCCCCCACTGCTGCTCTCGGATCGGGAGGTGGGGGAACAGGTATGCGGGGTTCCCGTCAGCTGGGAGAGTTCTTCAAATCAGCCGTCCACATGGACGCACAGAGGAAACACCTGTTGGTTGGGGGATCTCTCGGTCGGAGCGGAGGCTGCTCCCTGGGAGCCTCTGGCGGTGCAGCTGGTGCTCCTCACTTAGATGCAGGGTCTGTCCTGCCGCTACAGCTATCCTTTACCCTCCCGCTTCATCACCGGCTCACCTCTGGCAGTGTGGGTGATGGTAGCCACCCTCACCCGGTGCAGTTCCTGAGGAGGCTGGACCTCTCGGAACTCCTCACCCACATCCCGCGCCACAAGCTCAACACCTACCACGTCCGCATGGAAGATGATGCCCAGGCAGGCCAGGGAGAGGAGCTGCGCAG GTTCATCCTGTCAGCTCTCAGTGCGAGCCAGAGAAACGTGGTCAACTGTGCACTGTGCCACCGGGCGCTGCCTGTATTTGAGCAGTTTCCTTTGGTGGATGGGACGCTGTTCCTCAGCCCTTCACGCCATGATGAGATTGAGTACGATGTGCCGTGCCACCTTCAAG GCCGGCTGATGCACCTCTACGCCATCTGTGTGGACTGTCTAGAGGGCGTCCACAAGATTGTCTGCATCAAGTGCAAGTCACGCTGGGATGGGAGCTGGCACCAGCTGGGCACCATGTATACCTACGACATACTGGCTGCTTCACCGTGTTGCCAG GCCCGTCTCAACTGTAAGCACTGCGGGAAACCGGTGGTGGACGTTCGAGTCGGGATGCAGTATTTCTCCGAGTACAGCAACGTCCAGCAGTGCCCCCACTGCGGCAACCTGGACTATCACTTTGTTAAACCTTTCTCCTCCTACAAAGTTCTTGAGGCTTATTGA
- the reps1 gene encoding ralBP1-associated Eps domain-containing protein 1, which yields MESLTLSDVEQKYYSDLFVYCDTDNTKKVASNGRVLDLFRAAQLPSEVVLQITELCGATRLGHFGRSQFYIALKLIAIAQSGLPLRVESLNSVKDLPLPRFVVGKNEAEARHAALYQDPDSQGLYPAPGTAVIPRPPGRGHQNKKGHPSSTSLPVHEVIQPLATTIESQPEPTSPVVSPHQSPPTSPHSWRKHKRQHSGGNAERQPVVAATGAVWTQFREPQTGPVAGDGMWPSHSPPLPGQESWVSFTADTPPSSTLPAMHPSSVQESTTIRTVASAATTNEIQRQSSTYDDPWKITDEQRQYYINQFKTIQPDLTGFIPGSAAKEFFTKSKLPILELSHIWELSDFDKDGALTLDEFCAAFHLVVARKNGYDLPEKLPESLMPKLIDLDDSAEVPEQTADVGYSASPVEVTPNKSPSMPSLNQAWPEMNQSNEQWETFSERSSSSQTLTQFDSNIAPADPDTAIVHPVPIRMTPSKIHMQEMELKRTGSDHNHPTSPLLAKPPELSEEAKLPASMKFVAANTVGDGYSSSDSFTSDQEPITRQRSQSGTSPEALKVVAPPPPPPRPHPSHSRSSSLDMNRTFAATSATGQPQPSTIAYPPAVPPRPLPTQTSVPLTGHRVEAESIPGGAAVLTTTSPQQIPQQPNFADFSQFQAFAASEQPSSLPEVDKHIEPGQGDKPSEGAGPLRTVKSDGQADERPSATVNSGAKGSSGPLAPPPKPVRRRLKSEDELRPEDEQHGPQKSNVIAAVLATQPSIPRSVGKDKKAIQASIRRNKETNTVLARLNSELQQQLKDLLEERISLEVQLEQLRPFSHL from the exons ATGGAAAGTCTAACGCTGAGTGATGTCGAGCAGAAATATTACTCGGATTTGTTCGTTTACTGTGACACGGACAACACTAAAAAAGTGGCTTCCAACGGGAGAGTTCTTGACCTTTTCCGGGCGGCCCAGCTACCCAGCGAAGTTGTCCTGCAG ATCACAGAGCTATGTGGAGCCACTCGGCTGGGTCACTTCGGTCGGAGCCAGTTCTACATCGCTCTGAAGCTCATCGCCATCGCCCAGTCAGGGCTGCCTCTGAGGGTGGAGAGCCTCAACTCGG TCAAGGATCTACCGTTGCCAAGGTTTGTGGTGGGGAAGAATGAGGCAGAAGCGAGACATGCTGCACTGTACCAAGATCCCGACAGTCAGGGATTGTACCCTGCCCCCGGTACTGCAGTAATACCCAGGCCACCTGGCAGGGGTCACCAGAACAAGAAAGGACATCCCTCATCCACTTCACTTCCTGTCCACGAGGTCATTCAGCCCCTGGCAACTACTATAGAATCACAG CCTGAACCAACGTCCCCAGTAGTCTCCCCTCACCAGTCTCCCCCAACCTCACCTCATTCCTGGAGGAAGCACAAGCGGCAACACAGTGGAGGAAACGCAGAGCGACAACCTGTGGTGGCAGCAACTGGAGCCGTGTGGACGCAGTTCAGAGAACCACAAACAG GTCCAGTGGCTGGCGATGGCATGTGGCCGTCCCACTCACCACCTCTTCCAGGTCAGGAGAGTTGGGTCAGTTTTACAGCGGACACACCGCCTTCCAGCACGCTTCCAGCAATGCATCCATCATCAGTCCAG GAAAGCACAACAATACGAACAGTAGCCTCAGCTGCAACGACCAATGAGATCCAGCGACAGTCCAGCACGTACGATGATCCGTGGAAGATCACAGACGAGCAGAGGCAGTATTACATTAACCAGTTTAAAACAATTCAGCCTGACCTCACTGGCTTCATACCTG GTTCAGCAGCAAAAGAGTTCTTCACTAAATCAAAGCTACCGATTTTAGAATTGTCACATATTTG GGAGCTGTCAGACTTTGATAAAGATGGAGCGCTGACCCTGGATGAATTCTGCGCTGCCTTTCACTTAGTTGTGGCCAGGAAGAATGGCTACGACCTCCCCGAGAAGCTTCCTGAAAGCCTGATGCCAAAGCTGATTGACCTCGATGACTCAGCAG aagtcCCAGAGCAGACTGCTGATGTTGGATACTCTGCGTCACCAGTAGAGGTGACCCCCAACAAGTCTCCCTCTATGCCTTCGCTCAATCAAGCCTGGCCAGAGATGAACCAGAGCAACGAG CAGTGGGAGACGTTTAGCGAGCGCTCCTCCAGCTCACAAACTCTGACCCAATTTGACTCTAACATTGCACCAGCTGACCCT GACACGGCCATCGTTCACCCAGTTCCCATCCGGATGACGCCCAGTAAGATTCACATGCAGGAGATGGAGCTGAAGAGGACTGGCAGTG ACCACAATCATCCTACCAGTCCTCTGCTGGCTAAACCTCCAGAACTGTCTGAAGAAGCCAAATTACCCGCCTCCATGAAGTTTGTAGCTGCCAACACTGTAG GTGATGGTTACAGCAGTTCAGACTCTTTCACCTCAGACCAGGAGCCAATCACAAGGCAGAG GTCTCAGTCGGGTACGTCCCCAGAGGCTTTGAAGGTGGTAGCCCCGCCTCCCCCTCCACCCCGTCCCCACCCCTCCCACTCTCGCTCCTCATCTCTGGACATGAATCGCACCTTTGCTGCCACGTCTGCCACAGGACAACCCCAACCCTCTACGATAGCTTACCCTCCTGCTGTGCCTCCACGACCGCTTCCCACACAA ACATCAGTACCACTCACCGGGCATCGCGTAGAGGCGGAGAGTATACCAGGAGGCGCGGCGGTGCTCACCACCACATCCCCACAGCAGATTCCCCAGCAGCCCAACTTTGCAGATTTCAGCCAGTTTCAGGCCTTTGCAGCCTCTGAGCAGCCCTCAAGCCTACCAGAGGTGGACAAACACATCGAGCCAGGACAG GGGGACAAGCCTTCGGAGGGGGCCGGCCCCTTGAGAACAGTTAAGAGTGACGGCCAAGCTGATGAGAGACCCTCAGCTACAGTCAACTCT GGAGCCAAAGGCTCCTCCGGCCCCCTGGCTCCTCCCCCCAAACCTGTACGTCGAAGGTTGAAGTCTGAAGACGAGCTGAGGCCGGAGGACGAGCAGCACGGTCCACAGAAATCTAACGTCATAGCCGCCGTCCTGGCCACTCAGCCTTCCATTCCCAG GTCAGTTGGAAAGGATAAAAAGGCGATTCAGGCTTCAATCAGAAGGAACAAGGAGACAAACACTGTTTTGGCACGACTTAACAGTGagctccagcagcagctgaag GATCTGCTTGAAGAAAGGATATCTCTAGAAGTCCAGCTGGAGCAGCTCAGACCCTTTTCCCATCTTTAA